The Pantoea vagans genome contains the following window.
GATGATGTTCGATCCCGATATTGCTTACCAGGCGCTGACCTCGCGCGATAGCCGCTTTGACGGGCTTTTCTACGTCGGTGTGACGTCAACCGGCATCTATTGCCGCCCCATCTGTCCGGTGAAAGCGCCGATGCAGAAGAACTGCCTGTTTTTCACCAGCGCCGAAGCCGCCGAGAAGGCCCATTTCCGTCCCTGCCTGCGCTGCCGCCCGGAACTGGCCCCCGGTTTTGCGCCGGTCGATAGTCATCACCGCATCGCCGATCGCCTGATCCGCCGTATTGAAGAGGGCTTGCTGGAAGAGCAAGAGACGCTCGCCGATATCGCCAATGAGTTTGCCCTGAGCGAACGCCAACTTCGACGCGTGGTGCAACAGGAGCTGGGCGTATCGCCTATTGAACTACGCCAAACGCGACGCATGCTGCTGGCGAAGCAACTCCTTACCGAGACCTCACTGCCCGTAACAGAAATCGCCTATGCCAGCGGTTTCCGTAGCCTGCGCCGCTTTAATGATGTATTCCAGGCACGCTATCGCATGACGCCCTCTCGCCTGCGCAAGCAAAGCCAACCTGACAGCATGACGACGGTGCAAGAGAGCGCTGAGCTACGTCTCAGCTATCGCCCGCCCTATGACTGGGCCGCGATTATCGATTTCCTGCAACAGCGCGTGATGAAGGAGGTGGAGTGGGTCAGTGAAGGCGTCTATCACCGCACCGTGGCGCTGGGGCATTGCCGAGGCTGGGTGCGGATCAGCCATCTTCCTGAAAAGCAGGCGCTCAAAGTCCAGTTCACCACCACCTTAACCCCGGTTTTGCCCGCATTGCTGCGGCGACTGCGTGACCTGTTTGATCTGGATGCCCAACCACAGCGCATCAGCGAGCAGCTAAGCCAGGATCCGCTGTTAGCCGAGAGTGTGTCTCGCTATCCCGGGTTACGCGTTCCTGGTGCGTTTGACGGCTTTGAATTGGGTGTGCGCGCTATCCTCGGCCAGCAGGTCACGGTGAAAGCTGCCACCACCTTAAGCAGTCGCGTAGCCGAACGTTTCGGTGAACCGCTGACCACGCCATGGCCTGAACTTTCTCGCTTACCGCCTACTGCAGAATCACTAGCAACCGCCACCATCGATGATATCGCCAGTCTTGGCATCGTCAGCGCGCGCTCACAGGCGATTCAGGCGCTGGCGCAGGCTTGTGCCTCCGGGGAGCTACGCTTTAACGGTGCAGTGAATCCTGACGTGGTACAGCAGCAACTGCTGGCGTTAAAAGGTGTTGGGCCGTGGACAGCGAGTTACATCGCGATGCGTGCCCTACGCTGGCCGGATGCGTTCCCGAAAGAGGACATTGCGATTCGTAACAATCTCGGCGGCGTCAGTGCCAAAGTGGCGGAACAGTTATCGCAGGTTTGGCGGCCATGGCGCAGCTATGCGGTACTGCATATCTGGAAGAGTTTGACGCCGGGTAAGAAGCAAAGCAGAAAAGCAAAAAGGCGCCTTTAGGGCGCCTTTCTACATAGTGGTGGGTCGTGCAGGATTCGAACCTGCGACCAATTGATTAAAAGTCAACTGCTCTACCAACTGAGCTAACGACCCCTCGATGAGGGCTTACAACTTTACACTTGATGGTGGGTCGTGCAGGATTCGAACCTGCGACCAATTGATTAAAAGTCAACTGCTCTACCAACTGAGCTAACGACCCATCAAGGTTGTGAAGCGACTGAAGAAAACATCTAACATACAGCAGGTTAAGATGGTGGGTCGTGCAGGATTCGAACCTGCGACCAATTGATTAAAAGTCAACTGCTCTACCAACTGAGCTAACGACCCATCTTCAGGCTGCCGGACGCTTTGTTAAACTGCCCGGGCAACGGCGGCATATATTACTGATTTAGCGGGAGGGCGCAACCCTTATTTCTCACCAAATCACTCAATTGCTTACCTTTCATGCTGCAAGACCAGAAATCATACGAAATCCGGTCATTGCTGCACAAATTACATCCCAGCGAGACGCTTTTGCGCCAGCTTGGCAGATTCGCTGCTTGGGAATTGTTTGATCACTTGTTGATAGACCGCTTTAGCTTTCGCCGTATCGTTCTTCTCTTGCATGATCACGCCAACCTTAAACAACGCTTCTGGGGCCTTCGGCGACTTCGCATAGTTCTTCACCACAGTGGCAAAATAATACGCGGCATCGTCCTTCTTACCCTTGTTGTAATACAACTGACCCAGCCAATAATTGGCGTTCGGTTGATACGTGGAGTCAGGATACTTCTTCACCCACGCCTGCAGGGCAGTAATGGCCTGATCGAACTGCTTCTTCTCCAGAATCAGCGCGACGGCAGCATTGTAATCGGTATTGGCATCGCCGGTTTGTGCAGGGGCAGCGGAACTTCCACTTGCATTGCTACCGCCTGCATCAGCGTTTCCCGCAGCACCTGCTGCTCCCGCCGCTGCGGCATCACCGCCACCGCTCGTCTGTGCGCCGTTACTCCCACTGCTCAGACTATCAATCTGCTGATAAAGCTGCTTCTGGCGCTCAATCACCTGATTAAGTTGATAGCTGTTCTGTTGGATTTGGCCGCGCAGCGAATCGATATCGCTTTGGTTGTCACTCATCTGCTGCTGCAATTGCTGCAGAAGCTGAGCCTGGGCATTGGAGATACGTTCAAGATTGGTGACACGGTCTTCGACCGAGCCTGAGCCAACGCTACTGATTGACGCTTGGGCAATAGCGGCCCAAGGAGCCGCTACGCCAACCAGTAACGACAGACTCAACAAATGAAGTCTGAAGTTACTCATCATATGATGCTCTTAGTAAACCAGTACGGCACGACGGTTTTTAGCGTAAGCCGCTTCGTCATGACCCAGTACAGCTGGTTTCTCTTTACCGTAAGAAACGATAGACATCTGGTCAGCAGACACGCCTTTACCCTGCAGATACATCTTAACGGCGTTAGCACGACGCTCGCCCAGGGCGATGTTGTACTCTGGGGTACCGCGCTCATCCGCGTGACCTTCGATGGTCACTTTGTAAGACGGGTTACCACGCAGGAATGCTGCGTGCTGATCCAGCATCTGAGCGTAGTCAGAAGCGACGTCATACTTATCCAGACCGAAGTAAACGATGTTGTTCTGCTGCAGCTGCTGCATCTGCAGACGCGCTTGCTCGTCAGAAGACATGTTACCGTTCTGGCCAGCACCGTAAGCGCCGTTGTCTGCGCCCATACCGGTCTGGTCGTTGTTGTTGTTTTTGTGTGAGCTACATGCAGCTACCGCGATTACCGGCAGAGCCAGCATCAAACCCTTCAGCACTTTGTTCAGTTGCATTTCTTTATCCTATTATTTTGTTTGCTATACATGGTTATCCCCCACTATGCAGGGGACCTATGCATTACAGATACGGCGACCAGGCAGGGAATTTGACCTGTCCATCGGTTGCCGGAAGACGCGCTTTGAAACGCCCATCTGTTGAAACCAACTGCAACACGGAACCCATCCCCTGAGTAGAGCTATAGATTACCATCGTGCCGTTAGGGGCCAGACTTGGCGTCTCATCCAGGAACGTGTCCGTTATTGTTTGAACGGCTCCCGTTACCAGATCCTGTTTGGCGACATGCTGAGCACCACCGGCGCTGCTGATCATCACCATCGTTTTGCCGTCGGAAGACACATCCGCATCCTGGTTCTGAGCACCTTCCCAGGTAATACGTTGTGGCGCACCGCCGTTAATACCAATCTTATAAATCTGAGGCGCACCCGCCTGATCCGAGGTATAAGCCAGTGTCTGGCTATCCGGGAACCAGGTCGGTTCGGTGCTGTTATAACGACCATCAGTCACCTGACGCGTCTGACCTGAAGCCAGATCCATCACATACAAATTCAGGCTACCGGTTTTAGACAGCGCAAAGGCCAGCTTAGAACCATCCGGCGAGAAGGCCGGAGCACCGTTGTGGCGTGGGTAAGAAGCAACCTGACGAATCGCACCGTTGGCCAGCGTCTGCACCACCAGAGCCGATTTACCGCTCTCGAAGGTCACGTAAGCCACTTTACTGCCGTCTGGTGACCAGGCTGGTGACATCAATGGTTCTGGTGAGCGATGCACCACAAACTGGTTATAACCGTCGTAGTCGGATACGCGCAGTTCATACGGGAACTGACCGCCGTTGGTCTGCACCACGTAAGCGATACGCGTACGGAATGCACCTTTAATACCGGTCAGCTTCTCGAACACTTCGTCACTGGCGGTGTGGGCAGCATAACGCAACCACTGCTTAGTCACTTTATAAGAGTTCTGCGCCAATACTGTACCTGGCGCACCGCCGGTATCCACCAGTTGGTAAGCAACCTGATAACTGCCATCTGGGTTAGGCGTCACCTGCCCCACAACCACGGCATCAATACCCAGCGCGCTCCAGGCAGCAGGTTGAACTTCCTGCGCACTGGTCGGCTGTTGCGGCAGACGTGAACGATCAAGCGGGTTAAATTTACCGCTGTTACGTAAGTCAGCGGAAACAATCCCGCCCACATCTTCTGGTGCCGCGCCTGGGCCCGCCCATTTGAACGGAACCACACCTATTGGGCGTGCGGTATTCACACCCTGCGTAATTTCAATACGCACTTCTGCGTGCAGCATCGCTGCCCACAGCAGTACAAAAAAGCCTAACGTTACACGAAGTGCCTGCTTCATCTTATCTCCCTTACCTGAACCTGAGTTCACGATAATTCGCACAGTTCCTGAAAAAACACGAGTACTCGTAAAATACGGCAAGCTAACCTTAGTTCAACCTGCCGTGGGTTACTGCATTATTCCGGTTTGAAACGCATTGGCGCGTTTTTAAACACTTCATACACCGCTTGCGATGGCGGCTTAGGAATATGAGCTTGCTTCGCAGCAGTAATTGCAGCCTGGCACAACGCAGGGTCGCCGCCCTCTGCTTTAACATCGATCAGCAAACCATCCGGGGCCAGTTTGATACGCAGGTTACACTCTTTACCCTTATAAGTATCAGCATCATAGAAACGACTCTGAATCGCTCCCACAACCTGCCCCATATAGGAGTTAATCTCTGCGCCTGACGCACCAGCCTTTTTCTGATTCCCCTGCCCTGCTGCACCGCCAGAAGCTGTGCCACTTTTCGGTGCATTCTTACCAGAAGAAAGGCCACCTAACAGGTCATCAACGTCACTTTCATTCTTGGCCGCTTCCGCAGCGGCTTTTTTCTTAGCGTCGGCCGCCGCTTTGGCTTTCGCCGCAGCATCCGCTTTCGCCTTGGCAGCTGCATCGGCTTTGGCTTTTGCCTCTGCTGCAGCTTTCTCTTTCGCTGCTTCAGCGGCTTTTTCCTTCGCCTCTTCCGCTGCTTGCTCTTTGGCTTCTTTCGCTTCCTGAGCCGCTTTCGCCTTTGCGTCTGCTGCAGCCTGCGCTTTGGCCTCAGCAGCCGCTTGCGCTTTCGCTTCCGCCGCTGCCTTCGCCTGCTCTACGGCTTTCTCTTTCGCCGCTTCTGCCGCTGCCGCTTTCGCTTGCTCTTCCGCTTTCTTCTTCGCGTCGGCTGCTGCCTGCTTCGCTTCTTCTACGGCTTTGGCTTTCGCATCAGCTGCTGCTTTCGCCTGGGCATCTGCTTGCGCTTTCGCATCGGCTTTCGCTTTGGCTGCCGCCGCTTCAGCCGCTTTCTGCTGATCCTGAGCCTGCTTTGCCGCCGCCTCAGCGGCTTTCTGCTGTTCAGCTTGCTGCTTCGCCTGCTCTTTGGCTTCCTGCTGGGCCTGCAAGCGCTCTTTTTCCATCTCTTTCAGACGCTGCTGCTCGGCAGCCTGCTTCTGCTGTAACTCTTCGGCCTGCTGCTGTGACTGCTTCTGACGTTGTTGCTCAGCGCGTTGGCTGTCACGTTGCTGATTCTGCTGACGGTTATATTGTTCAACCACGGCACCAGAATCGACCATCACTGCGTCAATATCACTGCCGCCACCGCCGCCGCTGGATTCGATCTTTTCGTTAAACGAGCTCCAAATCAGCAGGGCGATCAGCACGATGTGCAGAATCACCGAAATGATTATCGCGCGTTTTAATTTGTCGTTCTGCTCGGTTACCTTCGACACTCTCGGATCCCAAAAACGGTTCGCTTTAAATCGGCTGTGTCATCAAACCGACAGATTTCACGCCAGCCTGATGTAACAGGTTCAGCGCCTTGATGATTTCGTCGTAAGGCACATCCTTCGCACCACCAATCAGGAACACGGTCTTCGGATTGGCTTCAATGCGACGCTGCGCTTCACTCACCACCTGTTCCGGCGGTAGCTGTGTCATACGATCGTGATCCACCACCAGGCTGTACTGCCCTACGCCAGCCACTTCGACAATGACCGGTGGATTATCATCCGTTGAGACCGTTTTTGAGTCGGTCGCGTCAGGTAAATCCACTTCCACGCTCTGAGTAATAATCGGCGCAGTTGCCATAAAGATGAGCAGCAGTACCAACAGCACGTCCAGCAGTGGAACAATGTTGATTTCCGACTTAAGGTCGCGGCGCCCGCGACCACGGGTTCTGGCCATCGTTAACCTCGACTTACTTCGCGTTATCGGTGGAGAAAGCCTGACGATGCAGGATAGCCGTGAACTCTTCCATAAAGTTGTCGTAGCCCTGCTCCAGCTTATTCACACGCTGGTTCAGACGGTTGTACGCCATAACAGCAGGAATCGCGGCGAACAGACCGATGGCCGTCGCGATCAACGCTTCGGCAATACCCGGCGCAACCATCTGCAAGGTGGCTTGCTTCACTGCACCCAGTGCGATAAAGGCGTGCATGATCCCCCACACCGTACCAAACAGACCAATATACGGGCTGATGGAACCGACGGTGCCAAGGAAAGGAATATGATTTTCCAGCGTTTCCAGTTCGCGATTCAGGGAAATACGCATCGCGCGGCTAGCGCCCTCCACCACCGCTTCCGGTGCATGGTTGTTCGCACGGTGTAAACGGGCGAACTCTTTAAAACCCGAATAGAAAATTTGCTCGGAACCGGCCAGTTCATCACGGCGTCCCTGGCTCTCCTGATACAGGCGAGATAACTCGATACCTGACCAGAACTTATCTTCAAAGGCTTCGGCTTCACGACCCGCCGCATTCAGGATGCGCGTGCGCTGAATAATGATCGCCCAGGAGGCAATAGAAAAGCCGATCAAAATCAACATGATAAGTTTGACCAGAAGGCTCGCCTTCAGGAACAAATCAAGAACATTCATGTCAGTCACTGCTTGAACTCCGCGACAATAGACTTGGGAAGCGCAATCGGCTTCATTAGATGTGGGTTGATGCAGGCAATCAGGACTTCTGCTTCATTCAGCACTTTGCCTTCTGCATTCACGATACGCTGCGAGAACGTCATGGTGGCGCGGGTCATGGCGGTCACTTCACTCTGGATGTCCAGAAGATCGTCAAGACGTGCTGCGGCAACAAAGTCTATCGTCATGCGTCGTACCACAAACGCCACCTGTTCTTCCAACAGGGCTTGTTGATTGAAATGGTGCTGGCGCAACATCTCGGTACGTGCTCGTTCATAGAAAGCAAGATAACTGGCGTGGTAAACCACACCACCGGCATCGGTGTCTTCGTAATAGACACGAACCGGCCAGCGAAACAGCGTTGTACTCACTCTACATCCCGGTCTCATTTTAAACGTTGCTACTATACGCAAGTGAGATCGGCTTGGGAATGGTCCGCCAGAGCCAGGAGAAAATAATTATCACACGTTAACAACTGGAAGGATTTTTGGGAGATTTCTTGACCAGGTACTGACAAAAACTCACGTCAGCACCTGAATTTAGACAAAAAACGCAGGGATTGGGGATACGCAGTGCTTAATGATAAAACCAGTAAATCCCCAGAACTAACACCAGCATCGCTGGCAGGGGTGAGAACACCGCTCGCCAGCGCGTTTGCAGTGGGCGAAAACCGGTGCCATGAATCACGCCGGCGCACACCGCCCAAATCAACAGTAATCCATGCCAGATAGCTAACTCGCTGGTGCGGGCAGCAAAGCGTGAGGGTTGCCAAATGACACAACCCGCCAGCCATAACGCCAGTATCAACGAAAGGGCCCGTAACGGGCCCTTGTCCATCAGACGATAGAGTGTCTGAATCAGCGTGCGCATCAGTGCTGTTTATCCTTCGCGCCGCTCTCTTCTGCTTGCTCGATCGCCAGCGCCGTGATCACGCCAAACGCACAGGCCAGCAGGGTGCCAAGAATCCAGGCAAAATACCACATGCTCAATCTCCTTAATCAGTACAGGGAGTGCGTATTGCTCTCAATGTGTTCTTTGGTGATACGGCCAAACATCTTGTAGTAGCACCAGGTGGTGTACGCCAGAATGATGGGAACAAAGATGATGGCAGCGAAGGTCATCACTTTCAGTGTTAACAGGCTAGAGGTGGCATCCCACATGGTCAGACTGGTGCCCGGCACGGTGCTGGAAGGCATGATGAATGGGAACATCGCAATGCCCGCCGTCATGATCACGCAAGCCAGTGTCAGTGAAGAGAAGATAAACGCCCATGCGCCCTTCTCCATCCGCGAACAAAGAACGGTTAACAGTGGCAGCACCACACCTAACACAGGGAACAACCACAGTATTGGCGTCTGCTCAAAGTTCACCAGCCAGGCACCGGCTTCACGCACCACTTCTTTACCCAACGGGTTGGATGCAGCATGGTGATCAATAACGCTTTTCACCACATAGCCATCAATGCCGTATTTCACCCACACGCCCGCTAACACGAAGCACACCATCATCACCAACGCGCTGATTTGCGCGGTGCCGCGTGAGCGCAGGTGGAGATCACCGGTGGTACGCATCTGTAGATAGGTTGCACCTTGCGTCAAAATCATCGCGACGCTGATCACGCCCGCCAGGAGACCGAACGGATTCAGTAACTGGAAGAAGTTACCGGTGTAGAACAGACGCAAGTACTCATCCGCATGGAAAGGAACCCCTTGCAGCAAGTTGCCAAACGCCACGCCAATCACCAGCGGCGGCACAAAGCTGCCGATGAAGATGCCCCAGTCCCAGGTGTTGCGCCAGCGCAAATCTTCAATCTTCGAGCGATAGTCAAAACCCACCGGACGGAAGAACAGGGATGCCAGCACCAGAATCATCGCCACATAGAAGCCGGAAAACGCGGCGGCATATACCATCGGCCATGCAGCAAACAGCGCACCGCCGGCGGTGATTAGCCATACCTGGTTGCCGTCCCAGTGCGGGGCGATACTGTTAATCATGATGCGACGTTCTGTGTCGGTGCGACCCAGAATGCGCGTTAGCATGCCCACGCCCATATCAAAGCCATCCGTCACGGCGAAGCCAATCAGCAGCACGCCAATCAGCAGCCACCAGACAAAGCGCAATACTTCGTAATCAAACATGGTCGCTCTCCTTATCCACGTGCTGGCTGAGTGGCCGCTTTCACGGTCTCATGATGGTAGCGGCCGGTCTTCAGGCTGCTTGGACCCAGGCGGGCAAATTTGAACATCAGGTACATTTCCGCCACCAGGAAAATCGTGTAGAGACCGCAGATCAGGATCATCGAGAACAGCAGATCGCCCACGGTCAGTGAAGAGTTCGCCACCGCAGTCGGCAGCACTTCACCAATCGCCCACGGCTGACGGCCGTATTCAGCAACGAACCAACCTGATTCGATGGCAATCCACGGCAGCGGAATACCATACAGTGCTGCTTTAAGTAGCCAGCGGCTCTTACCAATACGGTT
Protein-coding sequences here:
- a CDS encoding AlkA N-terminal domain-containing protein, whose amino-acid sequence is MFDPDIAYQALTSRDSRFDGLFYVGVTSTGIYCRPICPVKAPMQKNCLFFTSAEAAEKAHFRPCLRCRPELAPGFAPVDSHHRIADRLIRRIEEGLLEEQETLADIANEFALSERQLRRVVQQELGVSPIELRQTRRMLLAKQLLTETSLPVTEIAYASGFRSLRRFNDVFQARYRMTPSRLRKQSQPDSMTTVQESAELRLSYRPPYDWAAIIDFLQQRVMKEVEWVSEGVYHRTVALGHCRGWVRISHLPEKQALKVQFTTTLTPVLPALLRRLRDLFDLDAQPQRISEQLSQDPLLAESVSRYPGLRVPGAFDGFELGVRAILGQQVTVKAATTLSSRVAERFGEPLTTPWPELSRLPPTAESLATATIDDIASLGIVSARSQAIQALAQACASGELRFNGAVNPDVVQQQLLALKGVGPWTASYIAMRALRWPDAFPKEDIAIRNNLGGVSAKVAEQLSQVWRPWRSYAVLHIWKSLTPGKKQSRKAKRRL
- the cpoB gene encoding cell division protein CpoB; its protein translation is MMSNFRLHLLSLSLLVGVAAPWAAIAQASISSVGSGSVEDRVTNLERISNAQAQLLQQLQQQMSDNQSDIDSLRGQIQQNSYQLNQVIERQKQLYQQIDSLSSGSNGAQTSGGGDAAAAGAAGAAGNADAGGSNASGSSAAPAQTGDANTDYNAAVALILEKKQFDQAITALQAWVKKYPDSTYQPNANYWLGQLYYNKGKKDDAAYYFATVVKNYAKSPKAPEALFKVGVIMQEKNDTAKAKAVYQQVIKQFPSSESAKLAQKRLAGM
- the pal gene encoding peptidoglycan-associated lipoprotein Pal; the protein is MQLNKVLKGLMLALPVIAVAACSSHKNNNNDQTGMGADNGAYGAGQNGNMSSDEQARLQMQQLQQNNIVYFGLDKYDVASDYAQMLDQHAAFLRGNPSYKVTIEGHADERGTPEYNIALGERRANAVKMYLQGKGVSADQMSIVSYGKEKPAVLGHDEAAYAKNRRAVLVY
- the tolB gene encoding Tol-Pal system beta propeller repeat protein TolB; protein product: MKQALRVTLGFFVLLWAAMLHAEVRIEITQGVNTARPIGVVPFKWAGPGAAPEDVGGIVSADLRNSGKFNPLDRSRLPQQPTSAQEVQPAAWSALGIDAVVVGQVTPNPDGSYQVAYQLVDTGGAPGTVLAQNSYKVTKQWLRYAAHTASDEVFEKLTGIKGAFRTRIAYVVQTNGGQFPYELRVSDYDGYNQFVVHRSPEPLMSPAWSPDGSKVAYVTFESGKSALVVQTLANGAIRQVASYPRHNGAPAFSPDGSKLAFALSKTGSLNLYVMDLASGQTRQVTDGRYNSTEPTWFPDSQTLAYTSDQAGAPQIYKIGINGGAPQRITWEGAQNQDADVSSDGKTMVMISSAGGAQHVAKQDLVTGAVQTITDTFLDETPSLAPNGTMVIYSSTQGMGSVLQLVSTDGRFKARLPATDGQVKFPAWSPYL
- the tolA gene encoding cell envelope integrity protein TolA, with protein sequence MSKVTEQNDKLKRAIIISVILHIVLIALLIWSSFNEKIESSGGGGGSDIDAVMVDSGAVVEQYNRQQNQQRDSQRAEQQRQKQSQQQAEELQQKQAAEQQRLKEMEKERLQAQQEAKEQAKQQAEQQKAAEAAAKQAQDQQKAAEAAAAKAKADAKAQADAQAKAAADAKAKAVEEAKQAAADAKKKAEEQAKAAAAEAAKEKAVEQAKAAAEAKAQAAAEAKAQAAADAKAKAAQEAKEAKEQAAEEAKEKAAEAAKEKAAAEAKAKADAAAKAKADAAAKAKAAADAKKKAAAEAAKNESDVDDLLGGLSSGKNAPKSGTASGGAAGQGNQKKAGASGAEINSYMGQVVGAIQSRFYDADTYKGKECNLRIKLAPDGLLIDVKAEGGDPALCQAAITAAKQAHIPKPPSQAVYEVFKNAPMRFKPE
- the tolR gene encoding colicin uptake protein TolR, coding for MARTRGRGRRDLKSEINIVPLLDVLLVLLLIFMATAPIITQSVEVDLPDATDSKTVSTDDNPPVIVEVAGVGQYSLVVDHDRMTQLPPEQVVSEAQRRIEANPKTVFLIGGAKDVPYDEIIKALNLLHQAGVKSVGLMTQPI
- the tolQ gene encoding Tol-Pal system protein TolQ; its protein translation is MTDMNVLDLFLKASLLVKLIMLILIGFSIASWAIIIQRTRILNAAGREAEAFEDKFWSGIELSRLYQESQGRRDELAGSEQIFYSGFKEFARLHRANNHAPEAVVEGASRAMRISLNRELETLENHIPFLGTVGSISPYIGLFGTVWGIMHAFIALGAVKQATLQMVAPGIAEALIATAIGLFAAIPAVMAYNRLNQRVNKLEQGYDNFMEEFTAILHRQAFSTDNAK
- the ybgC gene encoding tol-pal system-associated acyl-CoA thioesterase; its protein translation is MRPGCRVSTTLFRWPVRVYYEDTDAGGVVYHASYLAFYERARTEMLRQHHFNQQALLEEQVAFVVRRMTIDFVAAARLDDLLDIQSEVTAMTRATMTFSQRIVNAEGKVLNEAEVLIACINPHLMKPIALPKSIVAEFKQ
- the ybgE gene encoding cyd operon protein YbgE; translation: MRTLIQTLYRLMDKGPLRALSLILALWLAGCVIWQPSRFAARTSELAIWHGLLLIWAVCAGVIHGTGFRPLQTRWRAVFSPLPAMLVLVLGIYWFYH
- the cydX gene encoding cytochrome bd-I oxidase subunit CydX, with amino-acid sequence MWYFAWILGTLLACAFGVITALAIEQAEESGAKDKQH
- the cydB gene encoding cytochrome d ubiquinol oxidase subunit II, with the translated sequence MFDYEVLRFVWWLLIGVLLIGFAVTDGFDMGVGMLTRILGRTDTERRIMINSIAPHWDGNQVWLITAGGALFAAWPMVYAAAFSGFYVAMILVLASLFFRPVGFDYRSKIEDLRWRNTWDWGIFIGSFVPPLVIGVAFGNLLQGVPFHADEYLRLFYTGNFFQLLNPFGLLAGVISVAMILTQGATYLQMRTTGDLHLRSRGTAQISALVMMVCFVLAGVWVKYGIDGYVVKSVIDHHAASNPLGKEVVREAGAWLVNFEQTPILWLFPVLGVVLPLLTVLCSRMEKGAWAFIFSSLTLACVIMTAGIAMFPFIMPSSTVPGTSLTMWDATSSLLTLKVMTFAAIIFVPIILAYTTWCYYKMFGRITKEHIESNTHSLY